TCCATGTTTTGATCCTCTATTCGTCGTGcgtgcccaaaaaaaaaggttcactCTTCACCTTTCCTTTCACGTCTATAAGAGCCGACACGCGCAGAGTACAAACAAAAAGCGTTGGCATGCGTAGAACAAGCTAACTTGTATGATTGTATCAGTATACGTGACCATTACAGTGCTGTTCTTGGGTGCTTTAGTGCTTGCCCTTTTCCTATTACTACTACAGCTACTTTTGCCAAAATCGTGAATATACGTTTTcgacaagaagaaaaaaaaaaaaaaaaagaaacacaaagaaCCAAAGTCTTGACGCAACAAGCATCATCAATCCGCATCATTGTTTAAGATTTGGTCACAATGCACAAGCTATAGAAAAGATCCTACAAATCCCAAATCCTATCtcagcaaagattttgatttaaaaaaaaaaaaaaaaaacaaagatttgtTTGTCCCTCTCCCTATATTTGCACCCACATTTTTACACCTCATCACCAAGGGTAAAACAAGAAAgacctaaccaaaaaaaaagtacacgCAAAAAagtaacaacaaaaaagaagggTCATGATCTCTTCTATGGAACAAGACAAGGCCGATCTGAGCCGTCAAAACTGGACTGCCTGACTTCTTCTtcgttctctttttttttttttggttttttccttAACTTGGGCTTCACTCTTAAGCTGGATAATCAAGACCCAGCTCCATCTTACATGCGCCGACTATATCAGCCGAGCCGCTGCTATCATCACTAATAACACAGACCTTTCTCTTCTTCACTGGAACCACACGATTCACACGTGACGTCATCGGCTCGAATCCCAGCGTCAGCTCCAAGGCTAACTCGCTTTCCTGAGCCTGCTGCGGTTTAGGGATCGACTCCGGTTCAGCCGTTTCCACAGATACCATGCTCTCAGTCTCTTTGCTCTCGCCCTCGACCGGCGCAAAAGCCGATTGGTGGCTCAGCGAGGACTCGTGGCTCGTCGAAGACCCACTACTCGGCTTGATTTCTCGAGCCGCCTCCGAGCTGTTTTCCATGTTCAATCCGGCTTTGCATGCTTTGGGCTTGACTACGGACCGTTTGAACCGGCACCTTGTCTTGACTCGGATCGGGTCGTTGGATGCGGCGGAGTTCTCATCCTTGGACACGTGGCGAATGTCGTAGGCTTTTAACGGCGGACCATGGTCTGTCACTGCTGCTTCCGACGTAATAGGAGTGATTGGTGAGCCTTTTAGCACAGCTTCCACTGCGGCTTGACATAGCTGCCAGCTTCCCGACCATAACAGCCCCACTGACCCATATATCGGGTTCACTATCCTCCCACATGCCTCATATAGCAACGACCTGAATATTGCTGTAACAAATCAAGAAAACCAAAATCGTCAATAAATAACTTCCAAACcaaaatgtttgatttttaCATCTAAGAAGCGACATCCTAAAAGGCCGGATCGACAGTGTGGTAAAGAACTTGAATCTTTCGAGTTTGCGGCAGGAAATTCAAGTCCATTGAAGCTattgaaagtaaaataataaaaaaaatagtgggagATTGGGACTAACCAGGGCGGAGGTGTTCGGGGCCAGCGTTGATGAGATTCATGAGTCCGGCGCGGCCGTAAAATTTGGCTAGGAAGACAGTAGCGTTGGCTTGGGATTCAGGGCTTT
This genomic stretch from Castanea sativa cultivar Marrone di Chiusa Pesio chromosome 1, ASM4071231v1 harbors:
- the LOC142606994 gene encoding LOB domain-containing protein 41-like, with translation MRMSCNGCRVLRKGCSENCSIRPCLQWIKSPESQANATVFLAKFYGRAGLMNLINAGPEHLRPAIFRSLLYEACGRIVNPIYGSVGLLWSGSWQLCQAAVEAVLKGSPITPITSEAAVTDHGPPLKAYDIRHVSKDENSAASNDPIRVKTRCRFKRSVVKPKACKAGLNMENSSEAAREIKPSSGSSTSHESSLSHQSAFAPVEGESKETESMVSVETAEPESIPKPQQAQESELALELTLGFEPMTSRVNRVVPVKKRKVCVISDDSSGSADIVGACKMELGLDYPA